In one Mustela lutreola isolate mMusLut2 chromosome 8, mMusLut2.pri, whole genome shotgun sequence genomic region, the following are encoded:
- the LOC131838855 gene encoding transcription factor BTF3-like encodes MKETIMNQEKLAKLLAQVRIGGKGTARRKKKVVHRTATADDKKLQFSLKKLGVNNISGIEEVNMFTNQGTVIHFNNPKVQASLAANTFTITGHAETKQLTEMLPSILNQLGADSLTSLRRLAEALPKQSVDGKAPLATGEDDDDEVPDLVENFDEASKNEAN; translated from the coding sequence ATGAAAGAAACGATCATGAACCAGGAGAAACTCGCCAAACTGCTAGCACAAGTGCGCATTGGTGGGAAAGGAACTGCTCGCCGAAAGAAGAAGGTGGTTCATAGAACAGCTACAGCAGATGATAAAAAACTTCAGTTCTCCTTAAAGAAGTTAGGGGTAAACAATATCTCTGGTATTGAAGAAGTGAATATGttcacaaaccaaggaacagtGATCCACTTTAACAACCCCAAAGTTCAGGCATCGCTGGCAGCGAACACTTTCACCATTACAGGCCATGCTGAGACAAAGCAGCTGACAGAAATGCTACCCAGTATCTTAAACCAACTTGGTGCAGACAGTCTGACTAGTTTAAGAAGACTGGCTGAAGCTCTGCCCAAACAATCTGTGGATGGAAAAGCACCACTTGCTACCggagaggatgatgatgatgaagttcCAGATCTTGTGGAGAATTTTGATGAAGCTTCCAAGAATGAAGCAAACTGA